CGATAAGCAGAGGGTTTATGAACAATTTGTCAGCATTGACGGCAAATCATGGGATAATTCCGATGTGATTAACTTCAATGTAAACATTGAAGATACCGTTTCCTTACAGAACGTATACCTGGCCATCCGTAATACCGGACAGTATGAATACAGCAACCTGTATGTTTTTATAACGGCGGTTTCGCCCAATGGTGTGCAGTCAAGGGATACCACTGAAATTACACTGGCCGATGCCCGTGGTAAATGGCTTGGCAAAGGATCAGCATCGATTTATACATTATACTATCCTTTTCGCGAACATATACGGTTTCCGCTTCGCGGCATTTATCAGTTCCGGATCGAACAGGCTATGTGGATCAAAGATCTGAAGCACATCAGCGATGTCGGTTTGAGGATTGAGAAAGTAAGCAAAAAGAAATAATTCAGGCACTACCAGTTTATGAAGAAGAAAATGCAGCGCTTTGCTGAGATGGAAACATTTCCGAATGTCATCCAGCCTGCGTTTGACGAGGTTTTTGGGAAACAACACCGTCTGAAAGGCAACTGGGCTGGCTCAGAGTTCCTCAATCCGAACCCGCTGATCCTTGAACTGGGCTGTGGTAAAGGTGAATATACAGTCGGACTTGCCAGAAGACATGCTGAAAAGAACTTCATCGGTATCGATATAAAAGGATCAAGAATGTGGCGGGGCGCAAAAACTGCAGTGGATGAAGGTGTAAAAAATACCCGGTTTCTCAGAACTCATATCGAAATGATCAATTCCTTTTTTGCTCCTGATGAGGTTGATGAAATCTGGATTACCTTTCCCGATCCCCAGTTAAAGAAGAAAAGAAAAAGACTTACTTCACCGGGTTTTTTATCGCGTTATTCACTTTTTCTAAGGAACAACGGACTTGTCCATCTGAAGACCGATAATGATGTATTGTACGGGTACACATATGACTTAGCAGTTCTGAACGGTTTTACAATCAGATTCAGTACAACCGATCTCTATTCCTCGGGCATTGAGGGAACAGCAGTTGAAATCCAGACCTTTTATGAACGCCAGTTTCTTTCACAGGGAATGAAAATTAATTATCTCTGTTTTGAATTACCCCATGGAAAAGAAATCCTCGAACCGGAAGACGATAAGCCCGAAGGATGACAGCTTTTTCACAAGGGTTTATGATATTGTCCGCCTGATTCCGCCCGGACGGGTTACATCTTACGGTGCCATAGCCAAATATATAGGTTCACCGCAATCATCGCGCATGGTTGGCTGGGCCATGAATGCTTCACATGACGATGCAGGTATCCCGGCTCACCGGGTCGTAAACCGGAATGGTATGCTTTCCGGAAAACATCACTTCAGGCATCCTGACCTCATGCAGGAATTGCTGGAAAGCGAAGGGATTGAAGTTCAGAACGACAGGATAGTAAACTTCAGAAAGCATTTTTGGGATCCTTATAAAGAATTATTCTAAATAATTAAGGAATTAATTGAAAGAGTAGTAATTTTACAGCCTTACTAATAATTAAGGTTGTCATAATGAATTTCACAGAAAACCAGGTACTGCAAACCTTACGGAAAGTCGTTCACCCTGCTGCAGGTAAAGATATTATCACCATGCACCTTGTGAATGATCTGTCAGTAAGCGATCAATCTATAAATTTTACTCTTGAATTTCCCAGCGGAAATGACCCGTTGAAATCATCGATTAAAAGAGCATGTACCAAAATACTGCAGGACACTTTCGGAAGTGATGTTACTGTTGATGTGGAACTTAAGTCACCTCCGGTTCAGGCGCCTGAGCCAAGAAAGTATCTTAAGGACACAAGGAATATAATAGCCATCGCATCAGGTAAAGGTGGGGTAGGAAAATCGACTGTTGCAGTCAACCTGGCTGTAATGTTTGCTCAGACAGGGGCAAAAGTGGGACTCATTGATGCCGACATTTTCGGTCCTTCAATTCCCAAGATGCTTAATGCCGAATATGTAAATCCTTATGTGAATAAAGTAAATGGTAAGGATCTGATTGTACCGATTGAGCGGTTCGGTGTAAAAGCCTTATCCATGGGTTTCTTTGTCAACCCTGACGAAGCAACGATATGGCGGGGGCCGATGGCTTCCGGAGCTTTCCAGCAGTTGCTCGGAGATGCCGAATGGGGACCGCTTGATTATATGTTTATCGATCTTCCGCCGGGAACAAGTGATATTCATCTCACCCTGGTTCAAAGTGTTCCTGTAACAGGCGCAGTTATTGTAAGCACTCCCCAGGATGTTGCCCTTGCTGATGTGGTAAAAGGAATCAACATGTTTCGGAATCCTGCTGTCAACGTTCCGGTACTGGGTTTAATTGAAAATATGGCCTGGTTCACCCCGGAAGAATTACCCGAAAACCGGTATTATATTTTCGGTAAAGAAGGCTGCAGTAAACTGGCTTCACAGTTCGGGATTCCCCTGCTTGGCCAGATACCGCTTATACAGGGAATACGGGAAGGCAGCGATGCCGGCGAACCGATTGTCGGAAAAAAAGGACCTGCAAGCGAGGCATTCAAAACAATAGCAGATAACCTTACCCTTCAGCTAATTAAAAGGAATTCCAATATGGACCCTACAAAAGTTGTTGAAATCACTAAAACAAGAGCTAACATCAACCATAAATAACCCGGTTATGGAAACAAATCGTGAAAATATTCTGAGCAACATCAATACAGCCATTGAAGAAATAAGGCCTTACCTCAAAGCTGACGGTGGAAATGTGGAACTTGTAGACCTTGAACCCGATAATACTGTAAAAGTCAGGTTAATGGGTGCATGTGATGGTTGTCCTTTCAGCATGATGACGCTGAGAGCCGGCATAGAACAGGCCATCCGGAAGAAATTTCCGGAGATGAAGGAGTTGGTGGCGATTGAGTAAATCAGGGATCAGTAATCGGTGACTGGTAACTGGTGACTGGTAACTGGATTTAAGAAGAATTTCTTAGGCCTTAATACCTTATTACTTAAATACTAACAGACTACAGACTAACAGACTAAACCGAATACCGAAGAATGATTATAGAATCCGCGTACTATTTAATTTCGATTTCAGTAACCTTTCGGATATCACGCGAAGAAGAGCCGGCAGCAATCTGGTATTTACCGGGTGAAACAAACCAACGGTGACCAGCCTCATTGTACCAGGCAAGTTGTGATACAGGGATCTTAAATGAAACCGTAACCTCTGTATTTTTTGGAACCGGTACTTTTTTAAATGCTTTTAATTCACGTACAGGTTGCAAAACAGTGGCATCATTATGTGAAACGTAGATTTGCGCTGTTTCGAACCCATCCATTTTTCCTGTATTTTTAATTTTTAGCGAAACCCGAATGGTATCATTCTTCCCGGCCTTCTGGTTTTCAACTTTAAGGTTGTTATAATTGAAATTGGTATAAGACAGTCCAAAACCAAAGGGATACAGAGGACTAATGTTTTTATTGTCAAACCACCTGTAACCTACAAGGATTCCTTCGGAGTACCTCAATGAGTCATTTCCCGGGAAAGCACCCAATGCATGAGCAGGAGAATCAGCAAGTTTTTCAGGAATGGTAAACGGTAGTCTACCTGAAGGGTTGACTTTACCAAGAATAACATCAGCAAGAGCATATCCTGCCTGTGAGCCATTAAACCATGACCATAAAATCGTACTTGCAGTTGCTTCTGCAGTTCTCATATCAACCGGTGCCCCAGCCACTACAACAACTATCGTATTGCGGTTAGCCATACAAACGGCCTTAATAAGTGAATCCTGGCCAAACGGAAGATTCATGGACAGTCGGTCAAAGCTTTCAGTTTCAACTTCGCGGTTGTTGCCAACAAAAAGAATAGTCATATCAGCCTTTGAAGCAGCATTAACAGCCTCTGCCAGCAGTTTTTCATTGGGAGTATTGTCGGGAACAAACCGGCGCACAAATTTAGATTGGTAACCCTGAACATAATTAATTTTTACATCAGGCCCCAGGCGGTCCTTTAATCCTTCGAGCGGTGTAATTTCGTAACGGGCTTTCACTCCGGCACCAAAACCACCCAGTGCGTTCTTTGAGACAGCAGTTTCACCGATAACGGCGATACTTTTTAATTTAGCCGGGTCTAAAGGCAGAATTTCCTTTGTGTTTTTGAGGAGAACAATACTCTGAGCGGCCACATCATAAGCCACCCTGTTATGTTCGGGTGTGGAGACAAGACTATCGGTAACTTTCGGTTTCCGCGATGTGAACAGGCAAACCCTGAGAATTCTTTTGACTTTTTCATTGATTACTTCTTCGGGTACAAGTCCTTTTTTAACTGAATCAAGTAAAGGTTTGTTGAAATACCTTTCAGTTCCCATCTCTATATCAAGTCCGTTAAGAGCTGATTTAACAGTACTATGGGTACCTCCCCAGTCGGAAATCACCATTCCTTTAAAGTTCCATTCATCGCGCAATACCTTATTCAGAAGGTAATCGTTCTCAGCACAATAATCGCCCCGTAATTTATTATAGGCCGCCATAACGCTGTAGGAACCTCCTTCGGTGACAGATGCTTTGAATGCCGGCAGATAAATTTCCTGCAAGGCCCGTTCATCAATCAATACATTAACACGGCCACGGTTCGTTTCCTGGTTATTTACAGCAAAGTGCTTTACACAGGAGGCGACGCCTGTTGACTGTACTCCTTTTACATAACCCACAGCCAGCCTGGAATTCAACCAGGGATCCTCGCTCATATATTCATAAGTGCGGCCGTTTAGAGGAGTACGTGTAATATTCACTGCAGGTCCGAGTAAAACGTCTTTACCTCTTGTCCTTGCTTCTTCGCCCATAGCAACCCCATATGCATATGCCATATCAGGATTCCAGGTCGCGGCTAATGCTGAACCCGTAGGGAAAAAAGTTGCCGAATCCGTCGTCAACCGTAACGGAGCCCATGATTTTTTGCCTAATTCCTCACGAATACCAAAAGGGCCGTCTGTATAGTGTAAATCGTTTATGCCAAGTCGTTCAATCCCTGCCGATGTGAAAAGACCATTACCGCAAAGCATATTTACTTTTTCTTCAATAGTAAGCAGCTTTATAATACTGTCAATTTTTCTTTCGTCAGCCGGATTAGTAATATCAACATAGGATGTACGCTGTTGTGACTGTGCGCAGCTGAGTGTTAAGAAGATGAAAATAAAGAAGTTAAAAACAGAAGATACTTTCATAACGATTCAGAATTTAGGTTTAACAGGTTCTTTGCCGACAATATTAAAACAAATATGGCTTAATGCCAAAAACATAAAATGATTTCCTCCGTATACATCTCAAACATTAAAAATAGCACCATGAAAAGAATTTGCACTGTATTGATATTGTTTTCCCTCGTGATTGGCGGATTTTCCCAGGACGGTAACCTCAAAACCCAGACTTACTTCCGGGTGGGTTATTCAATGCCTACATGGAAATATTACGGTATGGACGGTAAATCGGATTGGCAGGATGGTACTAAAAGAGTCGGGGGTTTATTTGAGGTCGGGAATATTTTTATGCTGAATGCAATCAAACTTGCACCCGGCATGAGAATAGGAATTAATGTGGATTATCTTTCTATTGATTATAACCAGTTCAAAATAAATGATCAGACCTATGATTTCTTTTACGGAGGAAGTAAAATAGGGCCTTCCTTCTCTTACTCTCCGGTAAAGCATCTTGTTTTTGATACTTATTTTAAAATTAACCCGGTTTGGGTGTCCGGAGCTTTGCAACCGGCAACTCATAACACCGAAGATGAGAATGATTTTTATCTCGGGTTTATGGGATTAAAATATTCAGTGGGTTTGAATGTGCGGTATTCCGTATTGATGATGGGCTTTGAATTCAACCCGGGCAATGTTAAAATGCGTTGGTTAAGCAAGGACGATGGCGGATTAACGGATGATTATTATGGCAATGCCAATGATAACGGGAAGAAAACTCCTGTTCCAAACATGCATTTTACATTGGGCCTCAGTTTCTGAAAAACAGGTTTAGCCTAGGCTATATAAGTCATCAGGGGGATAGAGGTATGGAATAATTAAAATTCCATATCTTTATCCCCTTGATTATTTAATGTTTGCTATACGAATGACCCGGGAACTTTATCTGGTTAACACTCTTTCACGCAAAAAGGAGAAATTTATTCCTGTCAATCCTCCCTATGCAGGCATGTACGTTTGCGGTCCCACAGTATACAGTGATCCACACCTCGGCCATGTCAGACCTGCTGTAACGTTTGACGTGCTTTACAGGTATCTGAAGCACCTGGGTTATAAAGTGAGGTATGTAAGGAATATAACCGATGTAGGCCATCTTGAGGATGAAGTAACAGGCGAAGGCGAAGACCGGATCCAGAAAAAAGCAAGGCTTGAACAGCTTGAACCGATGGAGGTTGTGCAGCATTATGCCAACCGCTACCATCATTATATGGAGAAAATGGGACTTCTGCCTCCCTCCATTGAACCGCAGGCTTCAGGGCATATTATTGAACAGCAGGAACTGATAAAGAAAATACAGGAAAAGGGATTCGCCTATGAAGTGAATGGTTCAGTGTATTTCGACCTTGACCGGTATAATGCGGAATATGGTTACGGCAAATTATCCGGCAGAAATCTTGATGAAATGCTCAGTAACACACGCGAACTGGAGGGACAAAGTGAAAAGCGGAACCCGCTTGATTTTGCACTCTGGAAAAAGGCCGAGCCCTCGCACCTCATGCACTGGCCGTCAGTATGGAGCGAAGGTTTCCCGGGATGGCACCTTGAGTGTTCAGCCATGGGCATGAAATACCTGGGAGAAGAATTTGATATTCACGGAGGAGGAATGGATCTTATCTTCCCGCATCATGAATGCGAGCTTGCACAATCTACCGTGGTAACCGGAAAACCGCATGTACGGTACTGGGTGCACAACAACATGATCACGATTAACGGTCAGAAAATGGCCCGGTCAAAAAATAACTTCATTACCCTTGAAGAAATGTTTACCGGAGGTCATCCTCTGCTTGAGAAAGCGTTTTCACCCATGACAATCCGCTTTTACATGCTCCAGGCCCATTATTCGAGCCAGGTTGATTTTTCAAACGAAGCACTAAAGGCTGCCGAACAAGGTTTGGGCCGACTGATGAAGGCCATGGATGTCCTGGCAAAACTGAAGCCATCGGGATCATCGACTGTTGACGTTGATACTTTAATTGATAATGCCTACACGGCATTAAGCGATGATTTGAATACCCCCATTGTGCTGGGTTACCTGTTTGAAGCAGTGAAAATAATTAATTCGGTAAATGACGGAAAAGCCGGCATTGATGCTGAAAACCTGGAAGCGCTTAAAAATTTCATGCAGACTTTTGTATTTGAGCTGCTGGGATTGATGCCTGAAAATTCAGGAGATGACCGGGATGCTGCACTTTTGGACGGAGTGATTAATCTCGTTTTGCAACAAAGGCAGGAGGCCAAGGCCAGGAAGGATTACGCCGCTTCGGATTTAATCAGAAATCAGCTGGCCTCCCTGGGAATACTAATAAAGGATACCAAAGAAGGAGCTACCTGGGAAAGACAATAATACCGTTTATTTAACCAGATTTTAACTTCCATTCAGTAGCACTTGTATTCATTACTCCGCTATGGTCACTATTCATATCATCATATCCGATCGTATACCTGGACAATGAAATTCCGGTTTCCATCGCAAATTTTTCCCCTATATAATACATCCCCGAGAATCCGAATCCATAAAATTGATTTGCATGAAATTGTAAATCAGCCTCATATATGGTCGAAAGAATAGTTTCAGGAAGATAAGAGAATGTGAAGCCTAACTGGAAGCTATGTTTTCTTTCATAATTTTGCGCCGATGAATTCAGACTTGCTGCAATAAACAGAAGGGTTAACAGGGTTTTCATAGGAAGGATCTTCAGGTGTATAACTTGATTCATTAACTTTGAAACCAATTTATAAAAAATTATGAATTCCTGTTTTTTTAGGCGCCGGTTTGCACATGTGGTTACGATAGGTGATATTCCTCTGGGCCGTGAATACCCGGTGAGGGTACAATCGATGGCCAATACACTCACCAATGATTTTACAGCCAGTGTGGCCCAATGCAAAAGGATCAGTGACGCCGGCGGAGAGTATGTGCGATTTACTGTTCCTTCATTGTCTGACGCAGATGCCTTTGCCGAAATTAAAAGGCAGTTGAGGAATTCGGGTTACAATACTCCATTGATAGCTGATGTACATTTCAATCCCGATATAGCACTGAAGGTTTGTGAAACGGCAGACAAAGTGCGGGTCAATCCGGGCAACTTTAAGGATATTCAGAAATTTGTCGAGCTTGTAAGAAAATGCCTGGAAAACAAGGTGGCCATCCGCATCGGAGTGAATCACGGTTCGCTGTCAGAGCGGATAATGGACAAATATGGCGACTGTCCCGAAGGCATGGCAGAATCAGCCATGGAATTTCTGCGGATATGCAGGCAGGAGAATTTTGACCAGGTGGTGGTATCGATGAAATCCAGTAATGTAAGGGTAATGATTTATGCAACCAGGCTGATAACCGAAAGAATGGATAAAGAAGATATGCATTTCCCACTGCACCTGGGTGTAACTGAGGCCGGGGAAGGTGAAGACGGAAGAATCAAGTCGGCCGTGGGAATCGGAACGTTGCTTGCCGAAGGGATAGGGGATACAATCCGGGTTTCACTTACCGAGGAACCGGAGGAGGAGATTCCGGTAGCGAGGAAGATTGTGGAGAGTGCGAGAGTGGGAGAAGGGGAGAGTGGGAGAAGGGGAGAAAATCAGACGAGACAGGGAGAAGAGAGTAGTAAGAAAGTGAGACGGTATGAGTTTCAGAAAAGGATAACCAGGAAAGTTGGGAATATCGGGGGAGGGCAGGTTCCGGTTGTTGTTGAATCAGATATAATTCCCGGTGATATTTTATTAACGGAAGTAACGAAGGATACCATTGAAAATGCGCTGAAAACAAGAGAACCGGGAAATGATAAAAAAGTCCTTGTATACAAAGCAGATCGCGAAAATGCATATGCTGATCTTTGCGGTCTCAGGCTTCTGCTTGAACAAATGAACAATGATCTTCCTGTTATATTCAAGCTGGAGTTAAAAGAAAAATCGACTGACGACTTTATGATCAGAAGCGCAGTTTGCCTGGGGGGAGCATTCATCGACGGTTTCGGTGACGGGATCTGGTTAGAGAATGCATATCCTTTCGAAAAAGAATTTATACATTCGGTTGCTTTTGGTATCCTTCAGGCCTGCAGGACCAGGATGTCCAGAACGGAATACATTTCATGCCCGTCATGCGGCCGTACAAATTTCAATCTTATTGAAACGGTGGGCCGTATTAAGAAGGCCACATCCCATCTGAAGGGCCTGAA
Above is a window of Bacteroidales bacterium DNA encoding:
- a CDS encoding gliding motility lipoprotein GldH; this translates as MKIKLSIIFALVLLSFSCDKQRVYEQFVSIDGKSWDNSDVINFNVNIEDTVSLQNVYLAIRNTGQYEYSNLYVFITAVSPNGVQSRDTTEITLADARGKWLGKGSASIYTLYYPFREHIRFPLRGIYQFRIEQAMWIKDLKHISDVGLRIEKVSKKK
- the trmB gene encoding tRNA (guanosine(46)-N7)-methyltransferase TrmB, with the protein product MKKKMQRFAEMETFPNVIQPAFDEVFGKQHRLKGNWAGSEFLNPNPLILELGCGKGEYTVGLARRHAEKNFIGIDIKGSRMWRGAKTAVDEGVKNTRFLRTHIEMINSFFAPDEVDEIWITFPDPQLKKKRKRLTSPGFLSRYSLFLRNNGLVHLKTDNDVLYGYTYDLAVLNGFTIRFSTTDLYSSGIEGTAVEIQTFYERQFLSQGMKINYLCFELPHGKEILEPEDDKPEG
- a CDS encoding MGMT family protein, which translates into the protein MEKKSSNRKTISPKDDSFFTRVYDIVRLIPPGRVTSYGAIAKYIGSPQSSRMVGWAMNASHDDAGIPAHRVVNRNGMLSGKHHFRHPDLMQELLESEGIEVQNDRIVNFRKHFWDPYKELF
- a CDS encoding Mrp/NBP35 family ATP-binding protein, whose translation is MNFTENQVLQTLRKVVHPAAGKDIITMHLVNDLSVSDQSINFTLEFPSGNDPLKSSIKRACTKILQDTFGSDVTVDVELKSPPVQAPEPRKYLKDTRNIIAIASGKGGVGKSTVAVNLAVMFAQTGAKVGLIDADIFGPSIPKMLNAEYVNPYVNKVNGKDLIVPIERFGVKALSMGFFVNPDEATIWRGPMASGAFQQLLGDAEWGPLDYMFIDLPPGTSDIHLTLVQSVPVTGAVIVSTPQDVALADVVKGINMFRNPAVNVPVLGLIENMAWFTPEELPENRYYIFGKEGCSKLASQFGIPLLGQIPLIQGIREGSDAGEPIVGKKGPASEAFKTIADNLTLQLIKRNSNMDPTKVVEITKTRANINHK
- a CDS encoding NifU family protein, which gives rise to METNRENILSNINTAIEEIRPYLKADGGNVELVDLEPDNTVKVRLMGACDGCPFSMMTLRAGIEQAIRKKFPEMKELVAIE
- a CDS encoding glycoside hydrolase family 3 C-terminal domain-containing protein, producing the protein MKVSSVFNFFIFIFLTLSCAQSQQRTSYVDITNPADERKIDSIIKLLTIEEKVNMLCGNGLFTSAGIERLGINDLHYTDGPFGIREELGKKSWAPLRLTTDSATFFPTGSALAATWNPDMAYAYGVAMGEEARTRGKDVLLGPAVNITRTPLNGRTYEYMSEDPWLNSRLAVGYVKGVQSTGVASCVKHFAVNNQETNRGRVNVLIDERALQEIYLPAFKASVTEGGSYSVMAAYNKLRGDYCAENDYLLNKVLRDEWNFKGMVISDWGGTHSTVKSALNGLDIEMGTERYFNKPLLDSVKKGLVPEEVINEKVKRILRVCLFTSRKPKVTDSLVSTPEHNRVAYDVAAQSIVLLKNTKEILPLDPAKLKSIAVIGETAVSKNALGGFGAGVKARYEITPLEGLKDRLGPDVKINYVQGYQSKFVRRFVPDNTPNEKLLAEAVNAASKADMTILFVGNNREVETESFDRLSMNLPFGQDSLIKAVCMANRNTIVVVVAGAPVDMRTAEATASTILWSWFNGSQAGYALADVILGKVNPSGRLPFTIPEKLADSPAHALGAFPGNDSLRYSEGILVGYRWFDNKNISPLYPFGFGLSYTNFNYNNLKVENQKAGKNDTIRVSLKIKNTGKMDGFETAQIYVSHNDATVLQPVRELKAFKKVPVPKNTEVTVSFKIPVSQLAWYNEAGHRWFVSPGKYQIAAGSSSRDIRKVTEIEIK
- the cysS gene encoding cysteine--tRNA ligase; this translates as MTRELYLVNTLSRKKEKFIPVNPPYAGMYVCGPTVYSDPHLGHVRPAVTFDVLYRYLKHLGYKVRYVRNITDVGHLEDEVTGEGEDRIQKKARLEQLEPMEVVQHYANRYHHYMEKMGLLPPSIEPQASGHIIEQQELIKKIQEKGFAYEVNGSVYFDLDRYNAEYGYGKLSGRNLDEMLSNTRELEGQSEKRNPLDFALWKKAEPSHLMHWPSVWSEGFPGWHLECSAMGMKYLGEEFDIHGGGMDLIFPHHECELAQSTVVTGKPHVRYWVHNNMITINGQKMARSKNNFITLEEMFTGGHPLLEKAFSPMTIRFYMLQAHYSSQVDFSNEALKAAEQGLGRLMKAMDVLAKLKPSGSSTVDVDTLIDNAYTALSDDLNTPIVLGYLFEAVKIINSVNDGKAGIDAENLEALKNFMQTFVFELLGLMPENSGDDRDAALLDGVINLVLQQRQEAKARKDYAASDLIRNQLASLGILIKDTKEGATWERQ
- the ispG gene encoding (E)-4-hydroxy-3-methylbut-2-enyl-diphosphate synthase, which gives rise to MNSCFFRRRFAHVVTIGDIPLGREYPVRVQSMANTLTNDFTASVAQCKRISDAGGEYVRFTVPSLSDADAFAEIKRQLRNSGYNTPLIADVHFNPDIALKVCETADKVRVNPGNFKDIQKFVELVRKCLENKVAIRIGVNHGSLSERIMDKYGDCPEGMAESAMEFLRICRQENFDQVVVSMKSSNVRVMIYATRLITERMDKEDMHFPLHLGVTEAGEGEDGRIKSAVGIGTLLAEGIGDTIRVSLTEEPEEEIPVARKIVESARVGEGESGRRGENQTRQGEESSKKVRRYEFQKRITRKVGNIGGGQVPVVVESDIIPGDILLTEVTKDTIENALKTREPGNDKKVLVYKADRENAYADLCGLRLLLEQMNNDLPVIFKLELKEKSTDDFMIRSAVCLGGAFIDGFGDGIWLENAYPFEKEFIHSVAFGILQACRTRMSRTEYISCPSCGRTNFNLIETVGRIKKATSHLKGLKIGVMGCIVNGPGEMADADYGYVGAGKGKITLYKAREIIKRAIPEENAVDELISLIKTNGDWTEPQG